The proteins below come from a single Chitinophaga pinensis DSM 2588 genomic window:
- a CDS encoding TetR/AcrR family transcriptional regulator: MRTKDFDENEILRKAITIFWQKGYNATSLYDLIEGLGIGRSSIYHSFGDKHNLYLKALDLYQREATARITAILNSGPSVKEAVAKLLQTIISEIVADEHSKGCFKVNSEVELAPHDEATKKILCDDNAIIEDALYQAFLKGQKDKSISASKDPQALTRFICNTVAGMRVYAKFRSDRPFFEDIAETALSALD; this comes from the coding sequence ATGAGAACAAAAGATTTTGACGAGAATGAGATACTGAGAAAAGCCATTACCATCTTCTGGCAAAAGGGCTATAACGCCACGTCGTTATACGATCTAATAGAAGGACTTGGTATAGGGCGTTCCAGTATTTATCATAGCTTTGGTGATAAACATAATCTTTATCTGAAAGCGCTCGACCTCTATCAACGGGAGGCGACAGCCAGAATTACTGCTATACTGAATAGCGGTCCTTCTGTAAAAGAAGCAGTAGCTAAGCTGTTGCAAACGATTATATCTGAGATCGTTGCTGACGAGCATTCGAAAGGATGCTTCAAAGTAAACAGCGAGGTAGAACTTGCCCCCCATGATGAGGCCACCAAAAAGATCCTCTGTGACGATAACGCTATCATTGAAGATGCCTTGTACCAGGCTTTTCTAAAAGGTCAGAAAGACAAGTCAATCAGTGCATCTAAAGATCCCCAGGCGCTTACCCGCTTTATTTGTAACACCGTAGCAGGTATGCGGGTGTATGCAAAGTTCAGAAGCGACCGGCCCTTTTTTGAGGACATTGCCGAAACAGCATTGTCAGCTCTTGATTGA
- a CDS encoding dihydrofolate reductase family protein produces MRKLVSFFHVSLDGYIAGLNGEMDWIKVDEEIFEHVGDRVKGSDTALYGRVTWQMMEGYWPTAGDEPNASKHDIEHSAWYKKAKKVVLSKSMQNEQLPNTTFIGEDVEDRIKTLKQADGTEILIFGSPSATHSLLQYDLIDEFWLFVNPILLSKGIPLFKNVTEKTPLTLVSSKTFTNGVVCMHYKKA; encoded by the coding sequence ATGCGCAAACTTGTTTCTTTCTTTCATGTTTCTCTGGATGGATATATCGCCGGCCTCAATGGCGAAATGGATTGGATAAAAGTCGATGAAGAGATATTTGAACATGTCGGTGACCGTGTTAAGGGAAGTGATACCGCATTGTATGGCCGTGTTACCTGGCAAATGATGGAAGGTTACTGGCCTACCGCTGGTGACGAACCAAATGCCAGCAAACATGATATCGAGCATTCCGCCTGGTATAAGAAAGCTAAAAAAGTCGTGCTGTCAAAAAGTATGCAGAACGAACAGCTGCCCAATACCACTTTCATTGGCGAGGATGTGGAAGATCGTATAAAAACGTTAAAACAAGCGGATGGCACTGAGATACTCATATTTGGCAGTCCTTCGGCAACACACTCCTTACTGCAATATGACCTGATAGATGAATTCTGGTTATTTGTAAACCCAATTCTGCTGAGTAAGGGCATTCCTCTCTTCAAAAATGTAACAGAGAAAACGCCGCTGACACTGGTAAGTTCAAAAACCTTCACCAACGGAGTCGTGTGTATGCATTATAAGAAAGCTTAA
- a CDS encoding SDR family NAD(P)-dependent oxidoreductase has product MKRLANKVAIVTGASKGIGAAIAQKLAAEGASVVVNYANAKTDAENVVSLITDNGGQAIALQGDVSKSADIDQLFAQTVQHYGGVDILVNNAGIYQWGALEEVTEEGFQRQFNINVLGVLLASKAAARNFPETGGSIINIGSAISSNQPPGSAIYTATKSAVDSITRVLSKELGARKIRVNSINPGMVDTEGARTAGFIGSEMETFMVNNTPLQRVGVPEDVALVAAFLSSEESRWLTGEVILASGGVR; this is encoded by the coding sequence ATGAAGAGACTAGCAAACAAAGTCGCCATCGTAACTGGCGCTTCAAAAGGAATAGGAGCCGCGATTGCCCAAAAGCTGGCTGCTGAAGGCGCTTCAGTAGTAGTGAACTATGCAAACGCAAAGACAGATGCTGAAAATGTAGTTTCGCTTATTACAGATAATGGTGGTCAGGCCATCGCCTTGCAGGGGGATGTGTCAAAGTCCGCCGACATTGACCAGCTTTTCGCCCAAACGGTTCAGCATTACGGCGGAGTTGATATATTGGTCAACAATGCTGGTATCTATCAATGGGGCGCCCTTGAAGAAGTGACAGAAGAAGGATTTCAACGGCAGTTCAATATAAATGTGCTGGGTGTTCTGCTCGCATCAAAAGCTGCCGCCAGGAATTTCCCTGAAACGGGTGGCAGTATTATTAATATAGGTTCTGCTATATCCAGCAATCAGCCTCCGGGAAGTGCGATTTATACCGCTACTAAAAGCGCTGTTGATTCTATTACACGGGTGCTCTCCAAAGAGCTTGGCGCAAGGAAGATACGCGTCAACTCGATTAACCCCGGAATGGTAGACACAGAGGGTGCAAGAACTGCCGGATTTATTGGCAGCGAAATGGAAACTTTCATGGTGAATAATACCCCGCTCCAACGGGTAGGCGTACCTGAAGATGTTGCGTTAGTAGCTGCATTTCTTTCTTCAGAAGAATCAAGATGGCTAACAGGTGAAGTGATATTAGCCAGTGGCGGGGTGCGATAG
- a CDS encoding ATP-binding protein: protein MRIAVIGAHKVGKTTLAEDLLEHLPGYVLHKEPYYELEESGYIFAEMPAVDDFIRQFEYSVEQIQAGGSYIIFDRSPIDLLAYIHAIDETKDIVSLFETAREILSTIDLVVFVPIETPDLITCQHSDFPKLRYKVNEILDSWTSDLDINVIEVSGTISDRRHQVLNRITQ, encoded by the coding sequence ATGAGAATAGCAGTTATAGGTGCTCATAAAGTAGGGAAAACGACATTGGCAGAAGACCTTCTTGAACATCTTCCCGGATATGTCCTTCATAAAGAACCTTACTATGAACTGGAAGAATCGGGATATATATTTGCAGAAATGCCAGCAGTCGACGATTTCATAAGACAATTTGAATATTCGGTTGAGCAAATCCAGGCGGGCGGTTCCTATATTATATTTGACAGATCTCCCATTGATCTTTTGGCATATATACATGCTATTGATGAAACCAAAGACATCGTGTCACTATTTGAAACTGCCCGGGAAATACTGTCAACAATAGACCTCGTTGTCTTTGTACCAATAGAAACACCCGATTTAATAACTTGTCAGCACTCGGATTTCCCAAAACTCAGATATAAAGTCAATGAAATACTGGATAGCTGGACATCGGATCTGGATATAAATGTCATTGAAGTCAGCGGCACTATATCGGACCGCCGGCATCAGGTACTTAATAGGATAACGCAGTAG
- a CDS encoding PucC family protein translates to MLLFTLQALYGLGNGFVLPSLLNITLRSLPPQFAGAAAGIYSTVQQTSSALGICLIGGVFYYFIGLTKNVQLAYHYGLIIHIGCLIILSILLLCLPKTVQGPKTATVAE, encoded by the coding sequence ATCTTATTATTTACGTTACAGGCTTTATATGGTCTGGGTAATGGATTTGTTTTGCCTTCACTGTTAAACATTACACTTCGAAGTCTGCCGCCTCAGTTTGCCGGAGCTGCGGCCGGTATCTATTCCACTGTTCAGCAAACATCTTCTGCGTTAGGTATCTGCCTGATCGGTGGTGTCTTTTACTACTTTATTGGCCTTACCAAAAATGTGCAACTCGCCTATCACTATGGTCTCATCATCCACATCGGTTGCCTGATCATATTGAGCATCCTGTTATTGTGCTTACCTAAGACAGTGCAGGGACCTAAAACGGCAACTGTCGCAGAGTAG
- a CDS encoding DNA alkylation repair protein translates to MDVTDIIDLLKEKADTRYHAGMLRFGIDNEKALGVKLPELRKLAKIIKKKHTLALQLWETGIHEARILASLIADPKLVTPQLIDSWTNDFTSWDICDQACGNLFDRTPYAIEKALAFSQHEREFVKRAGFVLMAELAIHDKKANDKIFIRFLPVIEREAWDNRNFVKKAVNWALRQVGKRNDSLLPLAIRCAERILLQDSKAAKWIAGDALRELNSRL, encoded by the coding sequence ATGGATGTTACCGACATAATAGACCTGCTCAAAGAAAAAGCGGATACCAGGTATCACGCAGGTATGCTGCGTTTCGGTATCGATAATGAAAAAGCCCTGGGCGTTAAATTACCGGAACTCAGAAAACTCGCCAAAATAATAAAAAAGAAGCATACATTAGCCCTGCAACTATGGGAAACTGGTATACATGAGGCACGTATCCTGGCGTCATTAATTGCCGATCCTAAACTGGTGACACCTCAATTAATAGACAGCTGGACAAACGATTTTACAAGCTGGGATATATGTGATCAGGCATGTGGCAACTTATTTGACCGTACCCCCTACGCGATAGAAAAAGCACTTGCGTTCAGTCAACATGAACGGGAATTTGTGAAACGCGCCGGTTTTGTATTAATGGCCGAACTGGCCATACATGATAAGAAAGCCAATGACAAGATTTTTATCCGGTTCTTGCCGGTTATAGAAAGGGAGGCATGGGACAACCGTAACTTTGTAAAGAAGGCTGTTAACTGGGCATTACGTCAAGTCGGCAAGCGTAATGACTCCTTACTACCCTTAGCGATACGATGCGCAGAACGTATATTATTACAGGATAGCAAAGCCGCTAAATGGATAGCGGGAGATGCGTTAAGGGAATTAAACAGCAGGCTATAA
- a CDS encoding response regulator, with protein sequence MKIKIGITDDQQLFLKSLTALVNTFTSFEVIVDALNGEDLIEKLGTLDELPDIILVDVNMPVMDGAETVRYVSANYPLIKLVALSVKDDDLTIINMIKAGGCAYLLKDIHPNELERALLEIQEKGIYNGDAFNINYRRILIAQQQMKDGLRVTDKEKDFLQLACSDLTYKQIAAKMKLSERTIDGYRESLFMKLNVQSRVGMVMEAIRKNYIAI encoded by the coding sequence ATGAAAATAAAAATAGGTATTACAGATGATCAGCAGCTTTTTCTAAAGTCCTTAACGGCCTTGGTAAACACTTTTACGTCCTTTGAGGTAATTGTGGATGCATTGAATGGAGAAGATCTGATAGAGAAGTTAGGCACCCTGGATGAATTACCTGATATTATATTGGTTGACGTGAACATGCCGGTCATGGATGGCGCAGAAACCGTTCGTTATGTATCGGCTAATTATCCCTTGATTAAACTGGTGGCACTATCAGTAAAGGATGATGATCTTACTATCATTAACATGATTAAAGCGGGAGGATGTGCCTACCTGCTGAAAGATATACACCCCAATGAGCTGGAGAGAGCTTTATTGGAAATACAGGAGAAGGGTATTTACAATGGCGATGCATTTAATATTAACTACCGGCGTATACTGATTGCACAGCAACAAATGAAAGACGGCTTGCGGGTGACAGATAAAGAGAAAGATTTTTTACAGCTGGCCTGTAGTGACTTAACATATAAACAGATTGCGGCGAAAATGAAGTTGTCAGAGCGGACAATTGATGGATACAGGGAATCCCTTTTTATGAAACTGAATGTTCAGAGTCGGGTGGGAATGGTAATGGAAGCTATCAGAAAGAATTATATAGCTATATAA
- a CDS encoding clostripain-related cysteine peptidase has protein sequence MYKWTVIYLIKATSVTEVAMGQMLDKLKASDLSKDIAVVLCISAPLSSISKYLKVPSGPGDANRKTTCFFELALTTNKKNVEKPKFLFLSEAADFNIKSTTSVAKYFKNLVLTQYPADKYMLFTWEHGSAFGIFKEGVLTVNDTTPPDQSMTMEARFVRQAINVKSDQVRIRESIDTVQIAVNNLAATQFDMLTMEELKDAIEIGFAGRKVDVLVMLNCWMQFFDTGLTLSKHVDYLVGPETDMDFNGYNYSAIFGLLSSQPDISPRGLSSFIVTSFKDKADADALGSDNRTALFAACLKYYPSLAKLTSEICEALIPLLKDHFRQFDIARTNCLFIELKYLLADLSSFFYHIKIQLYEHLDPSVIKKIDQAHLIMHEMIVQRALGRGINTDLQFPPDYPLGISVCFPQRESQIESDFYLTYILQNSEFATIFSKRYLWDDFIAAFIQQAKAEGLS, from the coding sequence ATGTACAAATGGACGGTGATTTACCTGATAAAAGCAACATCTGTAACCGAGGTTGCCATGGGACAAATGCTTGACAAATTAAAAGCAAGCGATTTATCGAAAGACATTGCGGTGGTATTATGTATATCCGCTCCCCTATCTTCTATCAGCAAATACCTGAAAGTACCCTCAGGGCCCGGAGATGCGAACAGAAAAACTACCTGCTTCTTCGAATTAGCATTGACTACAAATAAAAAAAATGTAGAGAAACCCAAATTTCTGTTTCTCTCTGAAGCTGCGGACTTCAACATTAAAAGCACAACTTCTGTAGCAAAATACTTTAAAAACCTGGTCCTTACCCAATATCCGGCGGACAAGTACATGCTATTCACCTGGGAGCACGGTTCTGCTTTTGGTATATTTAAAGAAGGTGTACTGACTGTTAATGATACTACTCCGCCAGATCAGTCTATGACCATGGAAGCGCGCTTCGTCCGTCAGGCAATAAATGTAAAGTCCGACCAGGTAAGGATAAGAGAATCTATAGACACCGTCCAGATTGCGGTTAATAATTTAGCAGCGACACAATTTGACATGTTAACGATGGAAGAACTGAAAGACGCTATAGAAATCGGCTTTGCAGGCAGAAAGGTTGATGTCCTGGTTATGCTAAACTGCTGGATGCAATTCTTCGATACCGGATTAACCTTATCTAAGCATGTAGACTATCTTGTAGGACCAGAAACTGACATGGATTTTAATGGTTATAACTATAGTGCCATCTTCGGATTACTTAGTTCACAGCCGGACATATCTCCCCGGGGACTCTCTTCGTTTATTGTTACATCATTCAAAGATAAAGCAGACGCTGATGCGCTGGGTTCAGACAATAGAACGGCTTTATTTGCAGCCTGTCTGAAGTATTACCCCTCGCTGGCCAAATTGACAAGTGAAATATGTGAAGCATTGATCCCATTGCTAAAAGACCACTTTAGGCAATTCGACATTGCGAGAACCAATTGTCTATTCATTGAATTAAAATACTTATTAGCTGACTTGTCCAGTTTCTTCTACCATATAAAAATTCAGCTATACGAACATTTAGATCCTAGTGTCATTAAAAAAATAGATCAGGCTCATTTGATAATGCACGAGATGATTGTTCAGCGTGCTTTAGGAAGAGGGATAAACACAGATCTTCAGTTCCCTCCTGACTACCCATTAGGGATTTCTGTCTGCTTTCCTCAAAGAGAAAGTCAGATAGAAAGCGACTTCTATCTGACATACATACTACAGAATTCTGAGTTTGCTACAATATTTTCGAAACGATACCTATGGGATGATTTTATTGCGGCATTTATTCAGCAGGCAAAAGCAGAAGGACTTAGTTAA
- a CDS encoding sigma 54-interacting transcriptional regulator, with protein MKEHILIVEDQFVEADYLRLLLEKAGYIITGIARSVPQAQKMIKEQRPDFVLLDIFLKGKQTGIDLAKMLAADNIPFVYLSANSNEEILTCAKQTQPYGFLVKPFREKDLLVALEIARYRHAHSTEARYHKEMELRKVLRAIPDDTGAWSQKMLTIATALQSYMPFDFITMQFDHLQMLGFLRIGFNEYQIIGMEELAVISGKKIDELMTLQLQHPVTETAVIYDDTAFQHICKQPCLKKLFAATFRLKTHLEMPMQMIDRKPFSLGLYSRRADVYATEHIELLERMQFALMQAIEKISVADKSQGDIYAADNVNILEGFEGIVGKSHLLLSVFDHISQVAPSDTSVLILGESGTGKEKIANSIHELSPRKGQPFIKLNCAALPAGLIESDLFGHEKGSFTGALERKIGKFERADGGTIFLDEVGEMPLELQVKLLRVLQEKEIERVGGTDTLRVDVRVIAATNKNLEKEVAEGRFRLDLYYRLNVFPIILPPLRDRREDIPLLAYHFMNHYSHKAGKKICGISESVLKKMMAYNWPGNVRELEHLVERSVLLTKGTVIENILLPTIEVKQGTAGQEEKTMKTIVENERDYIISVLKKSNGRIWGPGAAAEVLNINPSTLKSKMKKLGIKKEYIE; from the coding sequence ATGAAAGAACACATTCTCATCGTAGAGGACCAATTTGTAGAAGCTGATTATTTGCGCCTGTTACTGGAAAAAGCCGGTTATATCATTACCGGTATTGCGCGCTCAGTACCCCAGGCGCAGAAAATGATCAAAGAACAAAGGCCCGATTTTGTTCTTTTAGATATCTTCCTCAAAGGAAAGCAAACCGGCATTGATCTGGCGAAGATGCTGGCTGCGGATAATATTCCGTTTGTATATCTGTCCGCCAACTCCAACGAGGAAATATTGACATGCGCAAAACAAACGCAGCCATATGGCTTCCTGGTAAAACCTTTCAGGGAGAAAGACCTGCTGGTAGCACTTGAAATAGCCCGTTACCGTCACGCGCATAGTACCGAAGCCCGTTATCATAAGGAAATGGAGCTACGTAAAGTATTAAGGGCTATTCCCGATGATACCGGCGCCTGGTCGCAAAAGATGCTGACTATAGCGACAGCACTGCAATCTTATATGCCATTTGATTTCATTACGATGCAATTTGACCATCTGCAAATGCTTGGCTTTTTGAGGATCGGATTTAATGAATATCAGATCATTGGCATGGAAGAGCTGGCGGTCATCAGCGGAAAGAAAATAGATGAACTGATGACATTACAATTACAGCATCCGGTGACGGAAACAGCTGTGATTTACGATGATACGGCTTTTCAGCATATCTGTAAACAGCCTTGTTTAAAAAAGTTATTCGCGGCTACCTTCCGGTTAAAAACCCATCTGGAAATGCCGATGCAGATGATCGACCGAAAGCCATTTAGTCTGGGGCTATATAGCAGAAGGGCCGATGTGTATGCTACGGAGCATATTGAGCTCCTTGAAAGGATGCAGTTTGCATTGATGCAGGCGATTGAGAAAATCAGTGTAGCAGATAAGTCACAAGGTGATATCTATGCTGCAGATAACGTAAATATCCTGGAAGGCTTTGAAGGGATTGTGGGTAAAAGTCACCTGTTGTTGTCAGTCTTTGATCATATTTCGCAGGTGGCGCCTTCTGATACGTCTGTTCTGATACTGGGTGAGAGCGGGACAGGCAAGGAAAAGATCGCCAATAGCATACATGAATTGTCACCTCGTAAAGGACAACCATTTATCAAGCTGAATTGTGCGGCATTACCAGCAGGACTCATCGAATCAGATCTCTTTGGGCATGAAAAAGGATCTTTTACAGGTGCGCTCGAAAGGAAGATCGGTAAATTTGAAAGAGCTGACGGAGGAACGATATTCCTGGACGAAGTCGGTGAAATGCCCTTGGAATTGCAGGTGAAATTATTGCGGGTTTTGCAGGAGAAAGAAATTGAAAGGGTAGGAGGAACTGATACATTAAGGGTAGATGTACGGGTCATCGCAGCTACGAATAAAAATCTCGAAAAGGAAGTCGCTGAAGGCCGTTTTCGGCTTGACCTCTATTACCGATTGAATGTTTTTCCGATCATATTACCTCCTTTGCGTGACAGACGGGAAGATATCCCATTGTTGGCATATCACTTTATGAATCATTACAGTCATAAGGCAGGCAAAAAGATCTGTGGTATATCAGAGAGCGTGTTAAAGAAGATGATGGCTTATAACTGGCCGGGTAATGTCCGGGAACTTGAGCATTTGGTTGAAAGAAGTGTGTTGCTAACGAAGGGGACTGTTATTGAAAATATATTGTTGCCGACAATAGAAGTGAAGCAAGGCACGGCAGGGCAAGAGGAAAAGACGATGAAAACAATCGTAGAAAATGAAAGGGATTATATCATTTCTGTACTGAAGAAAAGTAACGGCCGGATATGGGGACCGGGTGCGGCAGCAGAAGTCTTGAATATAAACCCTTCTACGTTAAAATCCAAGATGAAGAAGTTGGGCATAAAGAAGGAATATATTGAGTAA
- a CDS encoding zinc metalloprotease, translating to MGKLLVNQVEFASIQQFSKEGRGCATAHPNHYQIKRNDDNLRAMKVSPATLKTIEINVQFLHITSNGLGHITEPMRLDQIAVLNRAFAGTDISFKYLPTNVREIENSEWFNMDMGSDAEHQAKHTLHASPERNLNLYTAGLAAGLLGWATFPWELEGDRDRDGVVLQCDTLPGGTQERYNLGMTAVHEIGHWLGLYHTFQGGCDAFGDHVDDTVAHRAPNFGKPVPGDAQNNCCDTNQQAPIFNYMNYVDDDTMNEFTPQQIDRIKMHVIRYRPGFIVK from the coding sequence ATGGGAAAATTATTGGTCAACCAGGTCGAATTCGCCAGCATTCAGCAGTTCTCCAAAGAAGGAAGAGGCTGTGCGACCGCCCATCCCAATCACTACCAGATTAAAAGGAACGACGACAATCTGAGAGCGATGAAAGTATCCCCTGCTACGCTCAAAACAATAGAGATCAATGTGCAGTTCCTGCATATTACCAGCAATGGACTGGGACATATTACCGAGCCAATGCGCCTGGACCAGATAGCTGTATTAAATCGGGCTTTTGCAGGCACTGACATCTCTTTTAAATATCTCCCTACTAATGTTCGCGAGATAGAGAACAGCGAATGGTTTAACATGGATATGGGCAGTGACGCAGAACATCAGGCGAAACACACCTTACATGCCTCTCCTGAAAGAAATCTAAATCTGTACACCGCCGGACTGGCAGCAGGATTGCTAGGCTGGGCTACCTTCCCATGGGAACTGGAAGGAGACAGAGACAGAGATGGTGTAGTTCTACAATGCGACACTTTGCCGGGTGGTACCCAGGAACGCTATAACCTGGGAATGACAGCCGTACACGAGATAGGTCATTGGTTGGGTCTCTATCACACCTTCCAGGGCGGTTGTGATGCCTTTGGTGATCATGTGGACGACACAGTGGCACACCGGGCTCCTAATTTCGGAAAACCAGTACCCGGAGATGCACAGAATAACTGCTGTGACACTAACCAACAAGCCCCCATCTTCAACTATATGAATTATGTAGATGACGATACGATGAATGAATTTACACCCCAACAAATTGACCGGATAAAGATGCATGTCATCCGGTATAGACCAGGCTTCATTGTCAAATAG
- a CDS encoding S41 family peptidase, with protein MASRFTSMMLIFLLIMAGSGFAQEPEKCNCTDIMRFVQQKVETVYAGFPNKVSAADKKGYDKMLKGLIKQSAAIHSIDSCYLLTRKYTAFFNDLHLRTQYNWEYVRQHRERTDSLKKILYKGTTTAARIRNTTAFKQLDDNTVLLILPSFEQNYKPIIDSLVKANEALLKAIPHLIVDLRGNDGGYDMTYASLLPFIYNNPYVVYYREVRVSPESIELSKEAMNNQELNKETREFFGRTVKILEERKTGFVNLAGKCVDTIRIEQFFPHPDRVSIITDRGTASSAENFVSMARQCKRVTVFGDNTAGIVDYGDVVWLNPPGFPFVELVIPTQRSCRLSELTIDNVGFAPDVRIPADVEAYKYILDRVKKESH; from the coding sequence ATGGCCTCCAGGTTTACCAGCATGATGCTGATCTTTCTTTTAATTATGGCCGGTAGTGGCTTTGCACAGGAACCCGAAAAATGTAATTGTACTGACATCATGCGTTTTGTACAGCAGAAGGTAGAAACTGTTTATGCCGGGTTTCCCAACAAGGTTTCTGCCGCAGATAAAAAAGGTTATGATAAGATGCTGAAAGGACTGATCAAACAGTCCGCTGCAATACATAGCATAGATAGTTGTTATCTGCTAACCCGTAAGTATACGGCGTTCTTCAATGACCTGCATCTCAGGACCCAATATAACTGGGAGTATGTCCGTCAACATCGTGAACGAACAGATTCTCTGAAAAAGATATTATATAAAGGGACTACAACAGCTGCCCGCATCAGGAACACTACTGCCTTTAAGCAACTGGACGACAACACGGTATTGCTGATACTACCATCTTTTGAACAAAATTACAAACCGATAATTGATAGTCTTGTAAAAGCCAATGAAGCCCTGCTAAAAGCCATACCTCATCTCATCGTAGACCTGCGGGGCAATGACGGCGGCTATGATATGACATATGCTTCCCTGCTGCCATTCATTTATAATAATCCCTATGTCGTATACTACCGGGAAGTCAGGGTATCCCCTGAATCAATTGAGTTATCCAAAGAAGCCATGAATAATCAGGAACTCAATAAGGAGACGAGGGAGTTTTTTGGTCGTACCGTCAAAATACTGGAAGAAAGAAAAACAGGGTTCGTAAATCTTGCGGGTAAATGCGTAGATACGATCAGGATAGAACAGTTCTTTCCGCATCCTGACAGGGTGAGTATTATTACTGACAGAGGTACTGCAAGTTCGGCAGAGAATTTTGTGAGTATGGCACGACAGTGTAAACGGGTGACGGTCTTTGGTGACAACACAGCCGGAATCGTAGACTATGGCGATGTCGTCTGGCTGAATCCACCAGGATTCCCTTTTGTGGAACTGGTGATTCCTACACAACGGTCATGCCGGCTATCCGAGCTTACAATTGACAACGTAGGTTTTGCACCTGATGTACGGATACCTGCAGATGTGGAGGCGTATAAATATATACTGGACCGGGTAAAGAAAGAGTCTCATTAA